A region of Flavobacterium indicum GPTSA100-9 = DSM 17447 DNA encodes the following proteins:
- the hutI gene encoding imidazolonepropionase: MQTLLTHIKQLLQVRDTPIHKVSGAEMANLPLLENAYLLLENDVIMDYGKMENAPSLEGMNVVDCSGKIVLPSFCDSHTHIVYAGNRSGEFVDRINGLSYEEIANRGGGILNSAKKLNETSEEEIYEQSKKRLEEVISQGTGAVEIKSGYGLTVEGELKMLRVIKRLKENYPVAIKATFLGAHAFPMEYKENHQAYIDLIISEMLPAIAKENLADYIDAFLETGYFSVEETIQIMEAGKKYGLTPKIHVNQFTAIGGIKACVDHGALSVDHLELVTEDDIEALKNSDCIPVALPSCSYFISIPYTPARQLLNAGLPLALASDFNPGTTPSGNMHFVVATACIKMKMTPEEAINAATINGAYAMDLSDTHGSITRGKKANFILTKPLHSYYEIPYCFATNLIESVWLEGKKFGTQI; encoded by the coding sequence ATGCAAACACTACTTACTCATATCAAACAATTACTTCAAGTACGAGACACACCAATTCATAAAGTATCTGGGGCTGAAATGGCCAATTTACCATTACTTGAAAACGCCTATTTACTTCTTGAAAATGATGTAATTATGGATTATGGTAAGATGGAAAATGCTCCATCTTTAGAAGGGATGAATGTGGTTGATTGTTCTGGTAAAATTGTATTACCAAGTTTTTGTGATAGTCATACACATATTGTTTATGCAGGCAATCGTAGTGGTGAATTTGTAGATCGAATTAATGGCCTATCTTACGAAGAAATTGCAAATCGCGGCGGTGGCATATTAAATTCGGCTAAAAAATTAAACGAAACTTCTGAAGAAGAAATATATGAACAATCTAAAAAAAGATTGGAAGAGGTTATTTCACAAGGAACGGGTGCAGTAGAAATTAAATCGGGCTATGGTTTAACGGTTGAAGGGGAACTGAAAATGTTACGTGTTATTAAACGATTAAAAGAAAATTATCCTGTTGCTATAAAAGCTACTTTTCTTGGCGCCCATGCTTTTCCTATGGAATACAAAGAAAACCATCAAGCCTATATCGATTTAATCATTTCTGAAATGCTACCTGCCATCGCTAAAGAGAATTTAGCTGATTACATCGATGCCTTTTTAGAAACAGGTTATTTTAGTGTAGAGGAAACCATTCAAATCATGGAAGCCGGTAAGAAATATGGTTTAACACCTAAAATTCATGTCAATCAATTTACAGCCATTGGAGGTATAAAGGCTTGTGTAGATCATGGAGCGTTAAGCGTGGATCATTTAGAATTGGTTACAGAAGACGATATAGAAGCTTTAAAGAACTCGGATTGTATTCCTGTGGCTTTACCAAGTTGTTCTTATTTTATAAGTATTCCTTACACTCCGGCGCGCCAACTATTAAATGCTGGTTTACCTTTAGCTTTAGCTTCTGATTTTAATCCAGGCACAACCCCATCTGGAAATATGCATTTTGTGGTAGCGACCGCTTGTATAAAAATGAAAATGACACCTGAAGAAGCTATTAATGCGGCTACTATCAACGGGGCTTACGCCATGGATTTAAGTGACACACACGGCAGTATCACTCGTGGTAAAAAAGCGAATTTTATCCTAACAAAACCTTTACACTCTTATTATGAAATTCCGTATTGCTTTGCTACAAATTTGATTGAGAGTGTGTGGTTGGAGGGGAAAAAATTTGGTACGCAGATTTAA
- the corA gene encoding magnesium/cobalt transporter CorA, whose protein sequence is MRKLLYKKGRKVVPTLLEYTGNHKETKPEMQLFVYDTESLSEYQDIHIGQIDKHLEQNKNNWLNLHGLNDIHLVKELGAKFQIDDFILSDILNILKRSKIDEYHHTLFFNIKSILPVRNSNSIDMEQISFILRDGFLFSFQEKSSDFFTHIRERLRQHAGIVRDKKVDYLLYLLLDAVMENFYITIENEEHKIDQIIDLAKTTTSQKILEDIEIHRDNLNFLRRSIVPLRDSLYSIKSMKDDDVFNAIAPENYSFFARLHQKCLELLDQIDADLYSLEAASSFYFSMQSHKMNEVMKTLTVVSVFFMPLTFIVGVYGMNFDNMPELHWKYGYFIIIAVMFLLLIGMIIYFKKRKWY, encoded by the coding sequence GTGCGAAAGTTGTTGTATAAAAAAGGAAGAAAAGTAGTGCCTACACTTTTGGAATATACGGGAAATCATAAAGAGACTAAGCCCGAAATGCAATTGTTTGTTTACGATACGGAGTCTTTATCGGAGTATCAAGACATTCATATTGGTCAGATTGATAAGCATTTAGAGCAAAATAAAAATAATTGGTTGAACCTTCATGGGTTGAATGATATTCATTTGGTAAAAGAATTAGGTGCGAAATTTCAGATTGATGATTTTATTTTAAGTGATATTTTAAATATTCTAAAGCGTTCCAAAATAGACGAATACCATCATACGTTGTTCTTTAATATTAAGTCCATTTTACCAGTACGAAATTCCAATTCCATTGATATGGAACAAATTAGTTTCATTTTACGAGATGGTTTTTTGTTTTCCTTTCAAGAGAAATCGAGTGATTTTTTCACACACATCAGGGAACGTTTACGTCAACATGCTGGTATAGTTCGTGATAAAAAAGTAGATTATTTATTGTATTTGTTGCTCGATGCGGTAATGGAAAATTTTTACATTACGATAGAGAATGAAGAACATAAAATTGACCAAATTATTGATTTAGCCAAGACTACTACTTCTCAAAAAATATTGGAAGATATTGAAATACACAGAGATAACCTAAATTTTTTACGCCGTTCTATAGTTCCTTTGCGTGATTCTTTATATTCGATTAAAAGTATGAAAGACGATGATGTTTTCAATGCTATTGCACCTGAAAATTATTCCTTCTTTGCACGTTTACATCAAAAATGTTTAGAATTATTAGATCAAATTGATGCCGATTTGTATTCGTTAGAAGCTGCTTCTAGTTTTTATTTTTCTATGCAAAGTCATAAGATGAATGAAGTCATGAAAACCCTTACTGTGGTTTCGGTGTTTTTTATGCCGTTGACATTTATAGTGGGCGTCTATGGAATGAACTTTGATAATATGCCGGAACTGCACTGGAAGTATGGTTATTTTATTATAATTGCAGTTATGTTTTTGCTTTTAATTGGAATGATTATCTATTTCAAAAAACGGAAATGGTATTAA
- a CDS encoding RluA family pseudouridine synthase gives MQTPLLFQSFKTNISGITLPEKFTFPFYYQPHELSLIAAQELQEYLENQTDFEHNFGLKEGQEGLIIGKMFGVLVCQNQHGAIGYLWAFSGKLAGVNHLPYFVPTVFDMLDENGFFRKEEDVISAITEKIESLEQAPEFLACQQKFERETALAATCIAEQKEKIQSQKQIRNEQRATFDRANQPLLYHIMEVSWSNESIKEKVLLKNMTKYFDYRLQELKGKYDQYIQEINDLKELRKQKSAALQKLLFAEYAFLNVEGKTKSLGEIFDDNPPAGAGECAAPKLLHYAFEHQLKPIAMAEFWWGQSPKSEVRKHKQFYPACRRKCEPILMGHMLHGLLMDENPLIENQAHGRDIEIVYEDEVMLVINKPIEFLSVPGKTITDSVYHRIKEKYPEATGPIIVHRLDMSTSGIMLIAKDEPTYVKLQSQFIHRTIKKRYVALLDGIVKQPSGFIDLPLRVDLNDRPRQLVCYEHGKPAQTHFEVLSIKNKQTRIHFYPITGRTHQLRMHASHELGLNAPIVGDDLYGTKANRLHLHAEWIQFDHPVSGKRMEILVEADF, from the coding sequence ATGCAAACACCCCTACTTTTTCAATCATTTAAAACCAACATATCAGGAATTACTTTACCTGAAAAATTCACGTTTCCGTTTTATTATCAACCTCATGAACTGAGTTTAATCGCAGCGCAAGAATTACAAGAATATCTTGAAAACCAAACCGATTTTGAGCATAATTTTGGATTAAAAGAAGGACAGGAAGGATTAATCATTGGAAAAATGTTTGGGGTTTTGGTGTGTCAAAATCAACACGGTGCAATCGGTTATTTATGGGCTTTTTCAGGTAAACTAGCTGGAGTGAATCATCTGCCTTATTTTGTACCAACTGTTTTTGATATGCTAGACGAAAATGGTTTTTTTCGTAAAGAGGAAGACGTCATCAGCGCTATAACTGAAAAAATAGAAAGCTTAGAGCAAGCTCCAGAATTTTTAGCATGTCAACAAAAATTCGAGAGAGAAACGGCACTTGCGGCTACTTGTATTGCTGAACAAAAAGAGAAAATACAATCTCAAAAACAAATTCGAAACGAACAACGCGCTACCTTCGATAGAGCAAACCAACCCTTACTTTATCATATTATGGAAGTGAGTTGGAGTAATGAAAGTATCAAAGAAAAAGTTTTGTTGAAAAACATGACTAAGTATTTTGACTATCGTTTGCAGGAATTAAAAGGGAAGTATGATCAATATATTCAAGAAATAAATGATTTAAAGGAATTGCGTAAACAGAAATCAGCAGCTTTACAAAAGTTGTTGTTTGCAGAATACGCTTTCTTAAATGTTGAAGGAAAAACAAAAAGTTTAGGCGAAATATTTGACGATAATCCTCCCGCTGGAGCAGGGGAGTGTGCCGCGCCAAAGTTATTGCATTATGCCTTTGAACACCAATTAAAACCCATTGCAATGGCTGAGTTTTGGTGGGGGCAATCTCCGAAATCTGAGGTGCGTAAGCATAAACAATTTTACCCGGCTTGCCGAAGAAAATGTGAACCTATATTGATGGGACATATGTTGCATGGTTTACTTATGGATGAAAATCCGCTTATTGAAAATCAGGCTCACGGTAGAGATATCGAAATTGTTTATGAAGATGAGGTGATGTTGGTAATTAATAAACCCATAGAGTTTTTATCGGTCCCAGGTAAAACTATTACCGATTCCGTTTACCATCGAATTAAAGAAAAGTATCCAGAAGCAACAGGTCCTATAATTGTTCATCGCTTGGATATGTCTACGTCTGGAATAATGCTAATTGCCAAAGATGAACCGACTTATGTGAAATTGCAAAGTCAGTTCATCCATCGCACTATCAAAAAGAGATATGTAGCTTTATTGGACGGGATTGTTAAACAACCATCCGGTTTTATTGATTTGCCATTACGCGTAGATTTAAATGATAGACCACGACAATTGGTGTGTTATGAACACGGCAAGCCTGCTCAAACCCATTTTGAAGTTCTTTCCATAAAAAACAAACAAACCCGTATTCATTTTTACCCTATAACAGGCAGAACGCACCAATTGCGCATGCATGCTTCTCATGAATTGGGTTTGAACGCACCAATAGTAGGTGATGATTTATACGGAACCAAAGCCAATCGTTTGCATTTACATGCGGAGTGGATTCAGTTTGATCATCCAGTTTCTGGAAAACGTATGGAGATTTTAGTAGAAGCGGATTTTTAG
- a CDS encoding ArsR/SmtB family transcription factor — MGITKSDAFTQEQNELANLMKAMAHPARVAIVQYLLKVDTCICNDIVNELPLAQATISQHLKELKSAGIIQGTVEGKSICYCLNKDTFSKIGRYFMGVSIKLENKCC; from the coding sequence ATGGGGATTACAAAATCAGATGCTTTTACGCAGGAGCAGAATGAGTTAGCGAATTTAATGAAGGCGATGGCGCATCCGGCAAGGGTGGCTATAGTGCAATATTTATTGAAAGTAGATACTTGTATCTGTAATGATATTGTAAATGAATTGCCCTTGGCACAAGCGACCATTTCGCAACATTTAAAAGAATTGAAAAGTGCTGGAATCATTCAAGGTACGGTTGAAGGAAAATCGATTTGTTATTGTTTAAATAAAGATACGTTTTCAAAAATTGGCCGTTATTTTATGGGGGTTTCTATTAAGTTAGAAAATAAATGTTGTTAG
- a CDS encoding class I SAM-dependent methyltransferase encodes MDKKAHWEKVFETKAQNEVSWYQPNPKTSVAFFVDNAIAKEAKIIEVGGGDSFLVDELLQLGYKNITVLDISENAILRLKERLGEKGKEVTFIVSDILNFKTTEKFDVWHDRASFHFLINPEEVALYVQKAKEFTSENALLFMGTFSDKGPLKCSGLGIKQYSEERFENVFLGFEKVKCFKEDHHTPFNTTQNFIFCEFKKNKFMPYV; translated from the coding sequence ATGGATAAAAAAGCGCATTGGGAAAAAGTTTTTGAAACGAAAGCCCAAAATGAGGTGAGTTGGTACCAGCCGAATCCTAAAACTTCGGTTGCTTTTTTTGTGGATAATGCTATTGCAAAAGAGGCCAAAATCATTGAAGTTGGTGGAGGAGATAGTTTTCTGGTTGATGAATTATTGCAGTTAGGATATAAAAATATTACAGTATTGGATATTTCTGAAAATGCAATTCTTCGTTTGAAAGAAAGATTAGGTGAAAAAGGAAAAGAGGTGACATTTATAGTGTCGGATATTTTGAATTTTAAGACTACTGAAAAATTTGATGTTTGGCATGATAGAGCCAGTTTTCATTTTTTAATAAATCCGGAAGAGGTTGCTTTATATGTGCAAAAGGCCAAAGAATTTACTTCAGAAAATGCCTTATTGTTTATGGGGACTTTTTCAGACAAGGGGCCTTTAAAATGTAGTGGATTGGGAATAAAACAATATTCTGAAGAGCGTTTTGAAAACGTTTTTTTAGGATTTGAAAAGGTAAAATGCTTTAAAGAAGATCATCACACTCCTTTTAACACGACTCAGAATTTTATATTTTGTGAATTTAAAAAAAACAAGTTTATGCCTTATGTTTGA
- a CDS encoding DUF6428 family protein: MLLSELIYQLQDLKELNFVLPDGSLVPSHFHITEMGFIAKKYTDCGNTFREENYFTFQLWYAGDVEHRLTSEKFLKIITSIIEKQGGEDAEVLVEYQMETTIGKFKLDFFAGNFALIGTQTTCLASDHCGIPEEKMKVSLKELQAKTSCCTPNSGCC; encoded by the coding sequence ATGTTATTATCTGAATTAATTTATCAATTGCAAGATTTAAAAGAATTAAATTTTGTTTTGCCCGACGGAAGTTTGGTGCCTTCTCATTTTCATATTACAGAAATGGGTTTTATTGCTAAAAAATATACGGATTGTGGAAATACTTTTCGTGAAGAAAATTATTTTACGTTTCAATTGTGGTATGCGGGTGATGTGGAACATCGATTGACCTCGGAGAAATTTTTAAAAATTATTACTTCGATTATTGAAAAACAGGGTGGGGAAGATGCTGAGGTGCTAGTGGAATACCAAATGGAAACGACAATTGGTAAATTTAAATTGGATTTTTTTGCTGGTAATTTTGCGTTAATTGGAACTCAAACCACCTGTTTAGCGAGTGATCATTGTGGAATTCCAGAAGAGAAAATGAAAGTTTCTTTGAAAGAATTACAAGCAAAAACGAGTTGTTGTACACCTAATTCGGGTTGTTGTTAA